From Hydra vulgaris chromosome 07, alternate assembly HydraT2T_AEP, a single genomic window includes:
- the LOC136082553 gene encoding uncharacterized protein LOC136082553 yields the protein MIRVALYHQPSNSKTVWFSKRNFRKLNLSCFIKEMQVMSCYLSPENSADDYAEQIRANITNVLDHLAPIRKYSMRPGTHDDKWLSSDAKNKKIRRRKLESCYKKTGNLSDKKLYRIVCRESSAAIHKSRCSHYKAKLNSAYGNQKETWNIAKKLLHSNSSKTKNTIPEAKCNIIGQYFIHKLEITPTDVSKIIKALKPKTSPLDFIPTYILKSCSELFSPIIAHLANLSFKSGIFPALYKLALSRLLPHHLTSSINFNPLQSGFRSNHSTETALLKIRNDIMLNIDDALNTILLSLYISSAFDTIDHSRLISRNKDEFGVTDIALKWLTAYLHSRKSFVSIGSTKSRLIASSTGVPQGSVLGPFLFSMFVSPIHRIIAKIGTNHHQYADNTQLYTVINPGIDSINEINVCGNAVTKWFLENGLLLNPNKTEAVLFRSRKQNSKHKNY from the exons ATGATTCGGGTTGCACTTTATCATCAACCTTCAAATAGCAAAACTGTTTGGTTTTCAAAACGAAACTTTAGAAAACTAAACTTGTcatgttttataaaagaaatgcaAGTAATGTCATGTTACTTATCACCTGAAAACAGTGCCGATGATTATGCTGAACAAATAAGAGCAAATATAACAAATGTTCTCGATCATTTAGCACCCATTCGGAAATATTCAATGCGACCTGGTACACATGATGATAAATGGTTATCTTCAGATgccaagaataaaaaaatcagacgTCGTAAACTGGagagttgttataaaaaaactggAAACTTATCAGATAAAAAACTATATCGAATTGTATGCCGTGAGTCATCAGCAGCAATTCATAAATCCAGATGTAGTCACTATAAGGCAAAACTAAATTCAGCATATGGTAATCAGAAAGAAACATGGAATATTGCCAAGAAATTACTACATTCAAATagttctaaaactaaaaacacaATACCAGAAGCAAAATGCAATATAATAGGTCAATATTTCATACACAAACTtgaaa TCACACCTACAGATGTGTCAAAAATAATCAAAGCTCTCAAACCTAAGACATCGCCACTTGATTTTATTCCAACATACATCCTTAAATCTTGTTCAGAACTTTTCAGTCCAATTATAGCTCACCTTGCTAACCTCTCATTCAAATCTGGAATTTTCCCAGCCTTATATAAA CTTGCATTATCTCGTCTTCTTCCACATCATCTAACTTCATCTATTAACTTCAATCCTTTACAATCTGGTTTTAGATCGAATCACTCAACCGAAACAGCACTATTAAAGATACGCAATGACATAATGCTAAACATTGATGATGCTTTGAACACTATTCTCCTATCTCTTTACATATCTTCAGCATTTGATACAATTGATCACAGCCGGCTGATTTCCCGTAATAAAGATGAGTTTGGTGTCACAGATATTGCACTAAAATGGCTGACAGCATACTTGCACTCTCGAAAATCTTTTGTTTCTATTGGATCAACAAAATCTAGACTAATAGCAAGTTCAACAGGAGTACCACAGGGTAGTGTATTAGGCCCATTTCTATTTTCCATGTTTGTTTCACCTATACATCGTATTATAGCTAAAATCGGTACCAATCATCATCAATATGCTGATAATACCCAACTTTATACTGTTATCAACCCAGGCATAGATAGCATTAATGAAATCAATGTGTGTGGTAATGCAGTAACAAAGTGGTTTCTAGAAAATGGACTTCTGCTCAACCCAAATAAAACAGAAGCTGTTTTATTTAGATCTAGAAAACAAAATAGcaagcataaaaattattaa